The following coding sequences lie in one Sulfuricurvum sp. genomic window:
- a CDS encoding polysaccharide deacetylase family protein, which yields MIKVFLLFLFAATLSLSADEPKEWGENVSGVTTKFHTDKKEIALTFDACGGSVKSSQFDAGLIDFLSENRIHATLFINSRWIQSNPEIFERLAANPLFEIANHGTAHHPLSVNGKSVYNIPGTASPEEVAHEINGNGDLIEKLTGKRPRFFRSGTAYYDEQAVAIAHQNGVEIVGFSVLGDAGATFSAPKVAQQLESAHAGDIVIFHMNHPESGTREGVMEGISKLKAEGFTFVRLSDVKDRLERIP from the coding sequence ATGATAAAAGTGTTTCTTCTTTTCCTGTTCGCAGCAACCCTTTCGCTTAGTGCCGATGAGCCGAAAGAATGGGGGGAAAACGTTAGTGGGGTAACCACAAAATTCCATACCGATAAAAAAGAGATTGCCCTTACCTTCGATGCATGCGGAGGAAGTGTGAAAAGTTCACAATTTGATGCGGGGCTTATCGACTTTTTGAGCGAAAACCGTATTCACGCCACGTTATTCATTAACTCCCGATGGATTCAAAGCAACCCCGAAATTTTTGAGCGTTTGGCGGCAAACCCTCTGTTTGAAATCGCCAACCACGGTACGGCACATCATCCTCTCTCCGTCAACGGTAAAAGCGTTTACAATATTCCCGGTACCGCTTCGCCCGAAGAGGTCGCACATGAAATCAACGGTAACGGTGACTTGATCGAAAAACTCACCGGAAAACGCCCTCGTTTTTTCCGATCCGGTACCGCTTATTATGATGAACAGGCGGTTGCGATCGCGCATCAAAACGGAGTCGAGATCGTAGGATTCAGTGTTTTGGGAGATGCGGGGGCCACCTTTAGCGCACCCAAAGTAGCGCAGCAGCTGGAGAGCGCCCATGCCGGCGACATCGTTATTTTCCACATGAATCATCCCGAAAGCGGGACACGCGAAGGGGTAATGGAGGGGATTTCCAAACTCAAAGCGGAAGGTTTTACTTTCGTCCGCCTCAGCGATGTCAAAGACCGCTTGGAGCGTATCCCCTGA